A genomic stretch from Candidatus Schekmanbacteria bacterium includes:
- a CDS encoding thioredoxin domain-containing protein: MRSRAKFALNILGCLIFFVLVNVMSTCFAEESFCSLTSPSKCSGTQLTIYEYSDFQCGYCAKVQPTVNKILSEYGDRIKFVYKQFPLPVFVHKDAMNASKASVAALKQGKFWEMHDLLFKDQRKLKMEDLLAYAGELNLDMEQFKKDMNSKEVLDMINAEIEEGKKLGVLATPNFIIGETSILGAKPYEVFKAAIDEALAKANKVENKIETKAEQSVQKLDVAK; this comes from the coding sequence GTGAGATCAAGAGCAAAGTTTGCACTAAATATTTTAGGCTGCCTGATATTTTTTGTTTTAGTTAATGTTATGTCAACCTGCTTTGCAGAAGAAAGCTTCTGTTCTTTGACATCTCCGTCAAAGTGTTCCGGCACACAGCTTACGATTTATGAGTATTCAGATTTTCAGTGCGGCTATTGTGCAAAGGTTCAGCCGACAGTGAATAAGATACTGTCTGAGTACGGGGACAGGATAAAGTTTGTTTATAAGCAGTTTCCACTGCCGGTTTTTGTTCATAAAGATGCAATGAATGCGTCAAAGGCATCGGTGGCTGCTCTGAAGCAGGGGAAGTTCTGGGAGATGCATGACTTGCTGTTCAAAGACCAGAGAAAACTTAAGATGGAAGATCTTCTGGCGTATGCAGGAGAGCTTAATCTCGACATGGAGCAATTCAAAAAAGACATGAACAGCAAGGAAGTATTGGACATGATTAATGCAGAGATAGAAGAAGGAAAAAAGCTTGGAGTCCTCGCAACACCGAATTTCATCATTGGCGAAACCAGCATCCTCGGCGCAAAACCATACGAAGTATTCAAGGCAGCCATTGACGAAGCCCTTGCAAAAGCTAATAAGGTTGAGAATAAGATCGAGACTAAGGCCGAGCAGTCAGTCCAGAAGCTGGACGTAGCGAAGTGA